The sequence CGAGGTAGTCGTCGATCACTTGCGCCCGGTGGCCGGCGGAGACGACGACCTGTTCCACGCGCGATTCGGCGAGCCAGTCGAGCTGGTGGCGCAGGATCGGTGTGCCGCGTACCTCGACCATGGGCTTGGGCACGGTCAGTGTCAGCGGCCGCAGGCGACTGCCGAGGCCCCCGGCCAGGACCACCGCCTGGCGTACCGTGCCGGGCTCGGCGTCCTCGACCGATGCCGTGACCATGAGTCGCTCCACGATGACCCACCGTACGCGACCGATCCCCCTCGGGCCCCGGATCCACCCCCGTGGACGTTCCGCGCCGGTCAGGCCGGCCGGGTGCGGTGCAGGTAGACCTCGTCGGTGTAGCACCAGGCCCAGTCCGCGCCGGGCCGGAGCGAGCGGGCCAGGTGGTGGGCGGGGTGGGCGTGGGCGTGGCGGTAGGCGTGCTGCCCCGGGGAGCTGTCGCAGCAGCCGATGTGCCCGCAGCTGAGGCAGGCCAGCAGGTTCACCCAGGTGCGGCCGTCCCGTAGGCAGTCCTCGCAGCCGGGGGCCGCGTTCGCGGGGACCTCGTGCAGCCCCTCGACGTGGTCGCAAGTCGCCTGGACCGCCCGGCCGGGATCGGGCGCGACCCGCCATCCGTACCCATCGTTCACAGCGCACACCCTACGAGCCCGGCCCCCGTGACGCAGGCCGGGCATCCGTGACGGGCATCCATGACCGTCGTCCATGACGGGCGGACGGCGGCGGACACCGGGCTCGCGGTCCCCCGGGCCCTGCGGCGGGCCCGCGCCAGATGGCAGGCCGGCCGGGTGCCCGCGGCCCCGGCGGGTGCTCCTCAGGGTGGATCCCACCAGCGCAAGGCGGTGCCGGTCGGGCACCTCGGGGCTCTCGAAGTGGAACGGCACCCCGCACCGCCTCGATCGCGGTCGGCCGACGGGGAAGCCCCGCCACCTCGGTGGTCGGTGTCTCGAGGTCCGGAGGCGCGGCCGGGACCCGGGACAGACGCTACAAACCCAGTACGGCAGAGCGTTCCATGATCAGGTCCAAGCACTCAGGGATGCCCGGCGCGGGCGGCGGGGAGGCGTCGCGGACGGCCTTGATCGCTCGGACGCGGTGCTCCTTCGCCAGCAGGGCATCCACTTCGTCCTGCACTCCGGCGGGCAGCGCGCCCCACAGTGGGTTTTCCATGGCCGTATTCAAGCGTGCGGATCCCCTGGTGGAGCAACACCTTTGTTGCCCGGTCGGTCACGAACGACGGAGTGGCACACCGTACGTCGCCGTCACCTCCGTCCCGACCGCCCGGTGACCGTCGGGCGGGGTTGTCCGCCCCGGGGGCGGGGAAGAAGGTGTCGGGACTCCCGCTCGTGCGGCCGTGGACGTGGCCGTCGGGACGGTGCCCCGCTCGGACCGCGCGCGCCACCCGGCAGGGAAGGGGAGCACCGATGACGGGACGTGCCGAAGGGGCGGGGCCCCGGGCCTGGACCCCGGACACCTTGGACGAGGAGGACTGGATCGTCCCGTGGCCGCCGGACGGACCGGACGGGAGATCGGATCCGGTCGCGCGGGTCGCCCACGCCCTGCGCCACGGACCGGGCCTGGCCCTGGTGCGCGGCCTGGCGCTGGACGGGCTCGGCGATCCGGAGTGCGCCGAGCTGTGCCGGCGTTTCGCGGCGCGGCTGGGCACGGTGCGGCCGCTCCCGGCGGGCCCGGCCGCGGACGACCTGCTCACCGCCGAGACCGCGCCGGCGGTCGAGCTCCCGGCCACCGACCGGACCACCGACCGGACCACCGACGGGACCGCCGCCCGGGCCGCGCAGCGCGACGGCGACGCCAGGACGCTCGACCCGCACACCGACCGGTCGCACGGCCCGGAGTCGCCGTGGCTGCTGGGTCTGCTGTGCATCCGGCCGGCCCGGGCCGGTGGTGAGTCGTTGCTCGTCAGCGCCCGTGCCGTCCACGACCGTCTCGCGGAGCAGGACCCGTCCGCGCTGCACCACCTGTACCAGGACTTCCACTTCGGGCGCGGACCGGACTTCGACCGCGTCTCCCCCGTCTTCCAGCAGCGTCGCCACGGCCTGCACGTCCAGTACAACCGCTACTGGATCGAGCGCGGCCAGCAGGAGACCGGCCGGCCGTTCCCGCCGGGCCGACTGGCGGCGCTGGACACCCTCCACGGGGTCCTCACCGACCCCGGGACGGTCCTGCGCGTCCCGATGCGCCGGGGCGATCTCCTGCTCCTGGACAACACGGCCGTGCTGCACGGACGGACCGGGTTCAGCGATCCCGTCGGGCCGGGAGAGCGACGCTGTCTGGCCCGGGTCTGGGCGGACCGGCCCGCCGACCGGTGAGCAGCCGGGGCGGGGGCGGGCCAGGTCGCCGTCCTCAGGCCCGGTCGCCCACGCCGTCGCCGAGGGCGTAGAGGCCGGGGAGGTTGACCACGACGGCTTCCTGGGTGCTGCGGGCGATGACGACCACCGCCTCCTCCTCCGGGTCCGGGTTCTCCTCCCGGTGCGGGACGAACGGCGGGACGAAGATGTAGTCGCCCGGGCCGGTGCGCAGGCGGACCTCCTCGGGCGTACCGGAGGAGTCGTCGACGAAGACGAACTCGGGGTGCCCACTGACCACGTGGATGGCGGTCTCGGACTCGCCGTGGTGGTGGTCGGAGGAGGCGGTGGCCGGGGCGACGTGGGTCTGTCCCATCCAGAGCTTCTCCGAGCCGACCGTCCGTCCGCTGATCGCGGCGAAACGCCGCATCCCGCCGGTCTGGGCGGTGCCGTCGTCGAGTTCGCCCGCGCGGACGTGGTGCAGCCGGGCCCGCAGGGCGGTGCCGGCGGGGGCGTCCGTGCTGTGCAGGTGCGGGTGGAAGCCGGTGCCGGCCTCCGTGACGACGGCCGCCCCCTCACCGGCGGGCGCGGCGGTACGGGAGTGGGAGTGGGAGTGGGGTTCGGCGGACATGGTGCTCCTCGTCGGCGGGCTGGCAGGGCAGTTGCGGCGGCGTCGCCCGGCGTCTCCCCCGGCCGCGCCCGACGACCCGGGATGTCACCGGACGCTAGGCCCGGCGGCAAAAGGATGTCAAGAGGTGTCTTTTCCCGCCGACCGGGCCCGCCCTTGGCGGACAAGGGACTTGAGCACCGCTCCGCCCGGGGGATACTCGGGGCATGCACATATCCGCCAAGGCCGACTACGCCGCCCGGGCTCTGGTCGAGCTCGCCTGCGACACGTCGCGCCCCCTCACCTGCGAGGCCATCGCCGCCTCCCAGGGCATCCCGTTCCGGTTCCTCAAGTCCGTGGTGGGTGAACTGCGGCGGGCCGGGCTGGTCCGCAGCCAGCGCGGCTGCGAGGGCGGCTACTGGCTCGGCCGGACGGCCGAGGAGATCACCCTGCTGGACGTGGTGCGTGCGGTGGACGGCGAGGTGATCACACTGCGCGGCGAGCCGCTGGCCGGACTCGACTACCCGGGCCCCGCGCAGGGGCTTCCGTCGGTCTGGCGCAGCGTCGAGGAGCGCGCCGTGGAGATCCTCTCGGGCACGACCGTGGCCCAACTGGTGCGGTCCGGCGACCGGGTGGCGACCGCGTGAGTGGGGACGAGGGCGAGGGCGGGGCCGAGGGCACGGCCGCCGAGGTCCGGGTCCAGGTCGAGGTGGTGGAGTACACCGACCCGATGTGCCCGTGGTCCTGGGCGGCCGAGCCGAGGCTGCGGACACTGCTGCGCGAGGCGGAGGGCTTCTGCGGGCACCGGCGGGTCTTCGGGGTCCTGTTCGACGAGGACGAGGCGCCCGCGCCGGACCCGGCCGCCGAGACGGCCTGGTACGCCGGGTACGTCCAGCGGATCACCGACCACGCGGGCGCACCGAGGGCCGCCCGGCTGGGCTGGGTGGCCGCGAGCAGCTGGCCGTCCTCGCTGGCGGCGGCCGCCGCCGAGGCGCAGGGCCCGCTGGTCGCCGACCGGGTGCTGCGCCGGCTGCGGGAGAGCGTGTTCGTGCTCGGCGAGCCCGCCGACACCCCCGGGCGCGTGCTCGCCGCGGTGGCGGGGGTGCCCGGTCTCGACGAGCCGCGGCTGCGGGCCGATCTGGCCTCCGCGGCCGTCCGCGAGCGGGTGCGCCGCGACCGGGCCGAGGCCCGGCGGCCGCTGCCGGAGGTGATCGGCCTGCGCGGGGACGGGCCCCACCCGGGGGCGGCGAAGGAGACCGAGGACGGCGGCCACCGGTACGCGCTGCCGACCTTGGTGTTCACCGGGCCGGGCGGGCGCCGGGTGGTGCCGGGGTGGCGGAGCGCGGAGGAGTACCGGGCGGCGCTGGCCGCGGTCTCCCCCGCGCCGCTGGTGCCGGCGGACCGCGTTCCCACCGCCGGGGAGCTGTTGGAGCGGTACCGGAGCCTGACCGCTCCCGAGCTGGCAGGAGCGGCGGGAGGGCTGCCGCCCGGCACCCGGCGCGTGCCGACCGCGAACGGGGACGTCGTGCTCCATCCGCAGGAACGCTCCGGCCCGGCCGTCGTGGCGGCCCGCCGCTCCCCCGCCGCCGGCTGAGGACCCGCGCCCGCCGACCGGACCAAGACGTCACACGGCGCCGCCCCGCACGCGGCGCGGCGGCCCGGTCCCGGCCCCGCAACGGCGCTCCGTGGACGTCGCAAAGGTGGCGCGTGAACGGCGTGTTGAGGGCGTGTTGCGGCACCCGGCGAAGCAAAGGGACACCTTTTGGTGTCCATTGACAGCAGGCCGCTGACCTGGCCAGGATGAGTCCATGACCTCCTCGCACCCCCTCCCGGTGCGCCGCCGGAAGAGTCACCGACGCACCAGCAGCGCCCGCTGTTGTTGACCGCGTCCGGACCTGGCGGCCACGACGCCGCCGCGCCCCGGCCCGCCCGGGCGAACCGCTCGCACAGGGCCTGAACCCGGCACCACGGGCCCGGACTCCAGGCCGCCCGACCCCTCCGTCGATCGGGCCTCCCCCGGCCGACCGCGGCCCCTGCACCCCCAGGCGCCCCCCGGCGGCCCCCGGCCCTCGGCACCGCCCACCCCGCACCCTCCCGGCTCCGCCTCCAGGCGCCGTTGCTCCACCCATCGCCCCGGCCCGCGCCGCCCGTGCCCACACCCACGTCCGCACCGAAGTCACAACTGTCGTGCATCCCATGAAAGGTGACTGATCGTCATGACCAGCCCCTCCAACGACCGCCCGCTGCTCGGCAGACGTTCCCTGCTCGGCCTCGGCCTCGGCCTCGGCGCTTCGTTCGTCCTCGCCGCGTGCGGCGACCCCGGGCAGGCCGGGACGGGCGGGGCGGGCGGGTCCACCGCCGGCGGCACCCTCAAGTGGGGCTGGGCGCTGCCGACTTCGTGGGACCCGGTGTTCTCCTCGGCGGGCTGGGACGTCCACTCGCTGTCGCTGGTCTACGCGGGCCTCACCAAGCTCGACGAACAGGGCACCGCCGTACCGGCCCTGGCCTCGGCCTGGAAGTTCGGCGCCGACGGCACCTCGGTCACCTTCACCCTGCGCCCCGGGCTGACGTTCTCCGACGGCAGCCCGCTGGACGCCGCCGCCGTCAAGAAGAGCCTGGACCGCGGCCGCACCGAGCCCAAGTCCCTGGTCGCCCCGCAGCTCACCAGCGTCCGCGAGGTGTCCGCACCCGACCCGCAGACCGTGCTGCTCGAACTCTCCCGGCCCGACTACCAGATCCCCAACCTGCTGGCCGGGAAGACCGGCATGATCGTCAACCCGAAGGCCTTCGAGTCGGACGCCGCCGGGCTGGCGACCCGCCCGGCCGGTGCCGGGCCGTTCACCCTCACCTCGTACACCCAGAACGCCAAGGCCGTGCTGCGCCGCAACCCCGCCTACTGGGACGCGACCGCGATCAAGCTGGAGAACTTCGAGGTCCATCCGCTCCCGGACGCCGCCACCGTGGTCGCCGGACTCCAGTCCGGCCAGTTCGACGTGGCCCAGATCCCGGGCAGCCAGGTGGCCGCGGCCAAGGCGGCGGGCCTGGAGGTCCAGGTGATCCCGTCCCTGGTGGTGGCGGTCCTGGACGTCAACGTCGAGAAGGCTCCGTTCGACAACCCCAAGGTGGTCGAGGCGCTCAAGTTCGCGATCGACCGGGACGCCCTGCTCAAGACCCAGCTGTTCGGCTACGGCGAGGTCAACCACCAGCCGTTCCCCAAGGGTTACGTCGGCTACGACCCCGCCTCGGCCGACCTCTACCGATACGACCCGGCCAAGGCCCGCGCGCTGCTCACCGAGGCCGGCCACCCCGACGGCGTCGACCTCACCCTGACCACCACGGCCGCGCAGGGACTGCCCGAGCAACTCCAGGCGCAGCTGAAGGAGGTCGGCATCCGGGCCACCATCGACGTGGTCCCGGCCGCGCAGGCCACCCAGATCGTCTACATCCAGCACACCAAGGCCCTGTTCACCGACCAGTTCGCGGGCCGCGACTCCGCCGCGCAGGCCTTCCAGGTGCTCTTCGGCGAGCAGGGCCTGATGAACCCGGGCCGGCGGACCCCGCCGGAGCTGGCCGCGGCCGTCGAGCAGGTCTCGCGCACCCCGCTGGACTCGCCGGAGTACCCGGCCGTCCTCCGGGCGGCCACCGCGCTCGCGGTGCGCACGATGCCCAACACCTTCCTGTACAGCGTCCCCCGGCTGCTGGCCCGGCGGAAGTCCGTCTCGCCGATCCCGGCCTTCACGGCGGTGCAGCGGTTCGAGGGGGTGACCGCGTCGTGAGCGCCGTCCTGCCCCGTGCGGGCGCCTGGCGCGCGGGGCCCCTGGCCCGCCGGGCCGCGCGCGCCCCGCGCCCGCTGGGGCGGGTGCTCGGGAGCACCGTCACCGTCTTCCTGCTCTCCTCGCTGCTGACCTTCGGCCTCGGCGCCGTCTCGGACGCCAACCCGGCCGCCGCCGTCCTCGGCGAGACCGCCACCGCGGCCGACATCGCCCGGCTGGACCACGAGTTCGGCCTGGACCGGCCGCTGCCCGCGCAGTACGGCGACTGGCTGTCCCACGCGGTCGGCGGCGACCTCGGCACCTCCTGGTTCACCACCGTGCCGGTCGCCGACTCGATCGCCACCGCGCTCCCGGTCGACCTCTCCATCGCCGGCCTCGCCCTGCTGCTGGCCGTGCTGCTGGGCGGCGCGGCCGGGATCGCGGCGGCGCTGAGCAACGGCGGCCGGCTGGACCGAGCGGTCACCGCCGTCTGCACCCTCCTCGGCACCCTGCCCGCCTTCGTCATCGCGATCGGCCTGATCACCCTGGTCGCCGTCCAACTGCGCCTGCTGCCCTCCGGCGGGTACGTGCCGTTCTCCCGGCAGCCGGGCGAGTGGCTGCGGTTCGCCCTGCTGCCGGCGCTGGCCCTCAGCCTGGACACCGCCGCCGGCATCGCCCGCCAGCTGCGGACCTCGCTGGTCGCGGAGCTGCGGCGCAACTACACGACCGGTGCCCTGATGCGCGGACTCTCCGGACGCCGGGTGCTGTTCGACCACGCGCTGCGCAACGCCGCCGGACCGGCGTTCACCGTGCTCGGCATGAGCGTGCCGGTCCTCATCGGCGGCGCCGTGGTCACCGAGCGGATCTTCAACCTCCCGGGAATCGCCCAACTCTCCCTCCGCGCGGCCGAGCAGCACGACGTGCCGGTGATCCAGGGCACCCTGCTGGTCACCGTCGCGGTTGTGCTCGTGGCCAATCTGGCCGTCGACGCCGTGCTGTTCGCCCTCAACCCGGTGGCCCGGCGCGGGCCTCGGCCGGAGGGACGCGCGACGAAGCGGAGCGGGCCGGCTCCGGCTCCGGCTCCGGCTCCGGCTCCGGCTCCGGCTGTGGGAGTGAACACGTGAACACGCTGAGCGCCTCGCTGCGGGTGCCCGTCGCCCGCGCCGCGCTGGCCGTGCTGGCCCTCGTCCTGCTGCTGGCCCTGTTCGGCGCACGGATCGCCCCGGCGGACCCGCTCGCCCAGGACACCGCCCACATCCTGGGCGGGCCCTCCGCGGAGCACCTGCTGGGCACCGACTACCTGGGCCGCGACGTCCTGAGCCGACTGCTGGCCGGCACCGGGCTCTCCGTGCTCGCCGCCGTCGAGGCGGTGGCCGTCGCCGCCCTGCTCGGCGTCGTCCCCGGTCTGCTGTCGGTGCGGTTCGGCGCGGCCTGGTCCTGGCTGGCCCTGCGCGCCGTGGACTCCCTGATGACGCTGCCGTTCACCCTCTTCGCGATCGCCGCCGTCGGTCTGCTCGGCAACGGGCTGCACCAGGCGATGCTGGCGCTCGGTGTCCTG comes from Streptomyces sp. TLI_053 and encodes:
- a CDS encoding Rrf2 family transcriptional regulator codes for the protein MHISAKADYAARALVELACDTSRPLTCEAIAASQGIPFRFLKSVVGELRRAGLVRSQRGCEGGYWLGRTAEEITLLDVVRAVDGEVITLRGEPLAGLDYPGPAQGLPSVWRSVEERAVEILSGTTVAQLVRSGDRVATA
- a CDS encoding DsbA family protein; this translates as MSGDEGEGGAEGTAAEVRVQVEVVEYTDPMCPWSWAAEPRLRTLLREAEGFCGHRRVFGVLFDEDEAPAPDPAAETAWYAGYVQRITDHAGAPRAARLGWVAASSWPSSLAAAAAEAQGPLVADRVLRRLRESVFVLGEPADTPGRVLAAVAGVPGLDEPRLRADLASAAVRERVRRDRAEARRPLPEVIGLRGDGPHPGAAKETEDGGHRYALPTLVFTGPGGRRVVPGWRSAEEYRAALAAVSPAPLVPADRVPTAGELLERYRSLTAPELAGAAGGLPPGTRRVPTANGDVVLHPQERSGPAVVAARRSPAAG
- a CDS encoding UBP-type zinc finger domain-containing protein: MNDGYGWRVAPDPGRAVQATCDHVEGLHEVPANAAPGCEDCLRDGRTWVNLLACLSCGHIGCCDSSPGQHAYRHAHAHPAHHLARSLRPGADWAWCYTDEVYLHRTRPA
- a CDS encoding cupin domain-containing protein; translated protein: MSAEPHSHSHSRTAAPAGEGAAVVTEAGTGFHPHLHSTDAPAGTALRARLHHVRAGELDDGTAQTGGMRRFAAISGRTVGSEKLWMGQTHVAPATASSDHHHGESETAIHVVSGHPEFVFVDDSSGTPEEVRLRTGPGDYIFVPPFVPHREENPDPEEEAVVVIARSTQEAVVVNLPGLYALGDGVGDRA
- a CDS encoding ABC transporter substrate-binding protein: MTSPSNDRPLLGRRSLLGLGLGLGASFVLAACGDPGQAGTGGAGGSTAGGTLKWGWALPTSWDPVFSSAGWDVHSLSLVYAGLTKLDEQGTAVPALASAWKFGADGTSVTFTLRPGLTFSDGSPLDAAAVKKSLDRGRTEPKSLVAPQLTSVREVSAPDPQTVLLELSRPDYQIPNLLAGKTGMIVNPKAFESDAAGLATRPAGAGPFTLTSYTQNAKAVLRRNPAYWDATAIKLENFEVHPLPDAATVVAGLQSGQFDVAQIPGSQVAAAKAAGLEVQVIPSLVVAVLDVNVEKAPFDNPKVVEALKFAIDRDALLKTQLFGYGEVNHQPFPKGYVGYDPASADLYRYDPAKARALLTEAGHPDGVDLTLTTTAAQGLPEQLQAQLKEVGIRATIDVVPAAQATQIVYIQHTKALFTDQFAGRDSAAQAFQVLFGEQGLMNPGRRTPPELAAAVEQVSRTPLDSPEYPAVLRAATALAVRTMPNTFLYSVPRLLARRKSVSPIPAFTAVQRFEGVTAS
- a CDS encoding ABC transporter permease codes for the protein MSAVLPRAGAWRAGPLARRAARAPRPLGRVLGSTVTVFLLSSLLTFGLGAVSDANPAAAVLGETATAADIARLDHEFGLDRPLPAQYGDWLSHAVGGDLGTSWFTTVPVADSIATALPVDLSIAGLALLLAVLLGGAAGIAAALSNGGRLDRAVTAVCTLLGTLPAFVIAIGLITLVAVQLRLLPSGGYVPFSRQPGEWLRFALLPALALSLDTAAGIARQLRTSLVAELRRNYTTGALMRGLSGRRVLFDHALRNAAGPAFTVLGMSVPVLIGGAVVTERIFNLPGIAQLSLRAAEQHDVPVIQGTLLVTVAVVLVANLAVDAVLFALNPVARRGPRPEGRATKRSGPAPAPAPAPAPAPAVGVNT
- a CDS encoding TauD/TfdA family dioxygenase; this translates as MTGRAEGAGPRAWTPDTLDEEDWIVPWPPDGPDGRSDPVARVAHALRHGPGLALVRGLALDGLGDPECAELCRRFAARLGTVRPLPAGPAADDLLTAETAPAVELPATDRTTDRTTDGTAARAAQRDGDARTLDPHTDRSHGPESPWLLGLLCIRPARAGGESLLVSARAVHDRLAEQDPSALHHLYQDFHFGRGPDFDRVSPVFQQRRHGLHVQYNRYWIERGQQETGRPFPPGRLAALDTLHGVLTDPGTVLRVPMRRGDLLLLDNTAVLHGRTGFSDPVGPGERRCLARVWADRPADR